A single window of Vibrio gazogenes DNA harbors:
- a CDS encoding glycosyltransferase family 4 protein, with protein sequence MDIIVLGTGQNGGIDAVINNLKLNLNQQFRYRRFISHKGGNKLFDLLLALWGLWVVFWLSLLPGERIFHLHMSYRGSFWRKRMYQKVAHFFGRKVLIHLHGSEFKKFYQASDANVQQKIRQLICDADAFIVLSESWREYIESILESSQQANLVVLPNFAVVAPSPESEGQQNHVLFLGALIERKGIFDLLRALRDLPDVILHVGGGGDVARFQQAVAEFGVEKQLVFHGWIDHAQKAQLMAATQLLVLPSYNEGLPVVILEAMASGLPVLSTPVGGIPEVIMPGQTGYLVEPGNIEQLTTMIRQALDDDNRFSMADNARALYQQNYDVSVVMPRLEKLYVS encoded by the coding sequence ATGGATATTATTGTATTGGGAACCGGTCAGAATGGCGGGATTGATGCTGTGATTAACAATCTGAAGCTCAATTTAAATCAGCAGTTTCGCTATCGTCGGTTTATCAGCCATAAAGGGGGCAATAAATTATTCGACCTGCTGTTGGCACTATGGGGGTTGTGGGTTGTTTTCTGGTTATCACTCCTTCCCGGAGAACGTATCTTTCATCTGCATATGTCTTATCGCGGCAGTTTCTGGCGTAAAAGAATGTACCAGAAAGTGGCTCACTTTTTTGGTCGTAAGGTGCTGATCCACTTACACGGCTCTGAATTTAAAAAATTCTATCAGGCCAGTGATGCTAACGTGCAGCAGAAGATCCGCCAACTGATCTGTGATGCGGATGCCTTTATCGTTCTTTCAGAATCATGGCGTGAGTATATCGAGTCGATCCTTGAGTCGTCACAGCAAGCTAATCTGGTGGTCCTTCCCAATTTTGCCGTTGTCGCACCGTCTCCTGAATCTGAAGGACAGCAGAATCATGTGTTGTTTTTGGGGGCCTTGATCGAGCGGAAAGGTATTTTTGATCTGTTGCGTGCCTTACGCGATCTACCGGATGTGATTTTACATGTCGGTGGCGGTGGTGATGTGGCGCGTTTTCAGCAAGCGGTCGCTGAGTTCGGGGTTGAAAAACAGTTGGTATTTCATGGCTGGATTGATCATGCGCAGAAAGCCCAGTTAATGGCCGCAACGCAGCTGTTGGTTCTGCCATCTTATAATGAAGGATTGCCGGTGGTGATTCTTGAAGCGATGGCGTCGGGGCTCCCTGTCTTGTCAACACCGGTTGGCGGTATTCCTGAGGTGATTATGCCCGGACAAACCGGTTATCTGGTGGAACCGGGCAATATTGAACAGTTAACCACGATGATCCGCCAGGCGCTCGATGACGATAATCGGTTCAGCATGGCCGACAATGCGAGAGCGCTTTATCAACAAAATTATGATGTGTCGGTTGTGATGCCGCGCTTAGAAAAACTATATGTCAGCTAA
- a CDS encoding glycosyltransferase family 2 protein has product MAISMTDISMTDMGVTDISIIIPAYNAAETLPDTLRSIFASCPEEDSRFEVIVIDDGSSDATQAQLDAHFAQQLDSGRLCYHYQQNAGVSVARNTGLNLAQGRYITFVDADDAVQHDYLIRLYELIQQHPDVDIFEFGYQTFRHQVDTVLGRGHVTHCRGFNTRQPAFEGAVSSFVWLVMCRLIKADVAKQATFPAGVKYCEDLMYLCAVYAQARSCYASDLALYRYRIGETSAISRVTMAQCQQVREFLHSHVFHDYRANGEQSDGTAQAHSAQTHFAQTNAAQTNTAHLKTIVDANLYYMCHSAGKRTMPFFEFCRQVRRLPLLTICRLYTQGLLSRRKTMICLFPSIYFFGHRMKRR; this is encoded by the coding sequence ATGGCCATTAGTATGACAGACATTAGTATGACAGACATGGGTGTGACAGACATTAGTATTATTATTCCGGCATACAATGCAGCCGAAACTTTGCCTGATACGCTCAGGTCTATTTTTGCCAGTTGTCCTGAAGAAGATAGTCGTTTTGAAGTGATTGTCATTGATGATGGCTCAAGTGATGCAACCCAAGCACAATTGGATGCACATTTTGCTCAGCAACTCGATAGCGGCAGGTTGTGCTATCACTACCAACAAAATGCTGGGGTCAGCGTGGCGCGGAATACCGGACTGAATCTCGCTCAAGGGCGTTATATTACCTTTGTCGATGCCGATGATGCGGTTCAGCATGATTACCTCATCCGTCTCTATGAACTGATTCAACAGCATCCGGATGTCGATATCTTCGAGTTTGGCTATCAGACTTTTCGCCATCAGGTTGATACCGTACTGGGGCGGGGACATGTGACACATTGTCGAGGATTCAATACCAGACAACCGGCATTTGAAGGTGCGGTTTCATCCTTTGTCTGGCTGGTGATGTGCCGCCTGATTAAAGCAGATGTGGCAAAGCAGGCGACTTTCCCGGCCGGGGTGAAATACTGTGAAGACTTGATGTACTTGTGTGCCGTGTATGCGCAGGCCCGATCATGTTATGCCAGTGACCTGGCGTTATATCGTTATCGGATCGGTGAAACCAGTGCGATTTCCCGGGTCACGATGGCGCAGTGTCAGCAGGTCCGCGAGTTTCTTCATTCACATGTGTTTCATGATTATCGAGCCAATGGTGAGCAATCAGACGGTACTGCGCAAGCCCATTCTGCACAAACCCATTTTGCACAAACCAATGCTGCGCAAACTAATACCGCGCACCTGAAAACGATTGTCGATGCGAATTTGTATTACATGTGCCACTCGGCAGGTAAACGCACCATGCCATTCTTTGAATTTTGCCGTCAGGTGCGACGTTTGCCGCTGCTGACGATATGCAGACTCTATACCCAAGGTCTGTTATCCCGTCGTAAGACGATGATCTGTCTCTTTCCCTCGATTTATTTCTTCGGTCATAGGATGAAACGGCGATGA
- a CDS encoding heparin lyase I family protein, with the protein MKKILYLCLFGVLGSYAATAAACCTDEQQSAKLKQVLGYNQPAEQFFFETSPEAIALKDDGIQFILTGNNSYIFNGERSEVSVQSPYDVGDTVRYQFSFKLLDSPVFSQGWDGVWVIVAQWHDQPDPRKGETWSNYKSGPPPLSYHLEYDDQLYLVLHTDNHDERIPVRPEQQISCRTQVHWLYQTDGRVSGWCDVDGVRHPFDFTDDIMINDYYHYFKFGLYRDKNIDELMGIEYKSLTINEVDDEK; encoded by the coding sequence ATGAAGAAAATTCTATATCTATGTCTCTTTGGAGTTTTGGGGAGTTATGCCGCAACAGCTGCGGCCTGTTGCACTGACGAGCAGCAATCTGCCAAGTTGAAACAAGTACTTGGATATAACCAACCCGCCGAACAGTTCTTTTTTGAAACCAGTCCTGAAGCCATTGCGCTGAAAGACGATGGGATACAGTTTATTCTGACGGGGAATAATTCTTATATCTTTAATGGTGAACGTTCGGAAGTGAGTGTCCAGAGCCCGTATGACGTCGGTGATACGGTTCGTTATCAATTCTCTTTTAAGCTATTGGATTCGCCGGTCTTTTCTCAAGGATGGGATGGGGTGTGGGTGATTGTCGCCCAGTGGCATGATCAACCCGATCCGAGAAAAGGAGAGACTTGGTCAAACTATAAGAGTGGCCCGCCACCGCTTTCCTATCATCTCGAATATGATGACCAACTCTATCTGGTACTACATACGGATAATCACGATGAAAGAATTCCTGTCCGGCCCGAGCAGCAAATTAGCTGTCGCACTCAGGTGCACTGGCTCTATCAGACCGATGGTCGGGTATCAGGCTGGTGTGATGTGGATGGCGTTCGGCATCCGTTTGATTTTACCGATGACATCATGATTAACGATTATTACCACTATTTTAAGTTTGGTTTATACCGTGACAAAAATATCGATGAGTTGATGGGTATCGAATATAAGTCACTGACGATCAATGAGGTAGACGATGAAAAATAA
- a CDS encoding O-antigen ligase family protein, translating to MTHSERWCWYSLLLMLIWLPIPLGSHRMWSWSIFEIWISCQTLLLSVSLWHRFPWRKIRQFVWLLAPLSLFQCWVAIQAMPLPVEILRVIAPDVAQLYRQVGADVGSLSYDRYATLTGLMKGIAYTLFAFNAVILIHSVKRVKTVLYALVISGTFQSFYGVLTVLLNSHQSWLFGLPQGHRATGTFVYFNHFANYLVMCLCLGIGLIVSQLHQTESGSWHVRIRRWFSALMSAKMMIRLCLIVMVIALIMTRSRMGNAVFFSVIAFGGVIALCFYKRRPRALTALIISMMIIDTFLVGTLFGIDKVKQRIEATSVETETRDQAVQWSLDIIRDYPLTGTGLGSFYSTFPHYTHYNIGYYNYAHNDYVQFAAEAGIPAVILLSLPILVALWFCFNVIRTRHSKTLKGTALGCLMGILAMMAQISVDFHLQAPANAVTFILMLVLSGCVRQIQIRPESHQAAVENLSVESMSSEKLTI from the coding sequence GTGACTCATAGTGAACGTTGGTGCTGGTATTCTTTATTGCTCATGTTGATCTGGCTGCCGATTCCACTTGGCAGCCACCGGATGTGGTCGTGGTCGATATTTGAAATCTGGATATCTTGTCAGACGCTGTTACTCAGTGTGTCTTTGTGGCATCGGTTCCCTTGGCGGAAAATCAGACAATTTGTCTGGCTGCTGGCTCCGCTGAGTCTCTTTCAGTGTTGGGTTGCGATTCAGGCAATGCCATTACCGGTTGAGATACTCCGGGTCATTGCACCGGATGTGGCTCAGCTTTATCGTCAGGTCGGTGCGGACGTCGGGAGTCTTTCCTACGACCGCTATGCAACATTGACAGGACTGATGAAAGGGATCGCCTATACATTATTTGCGTTCAATGCAGTGATTCTGATCCATTCCGTCAAGCGTGTAAAAACCGTGCTGTATGCGCTGGTTATCAGCGGGACTTTCCAATCATTTTATGGCGTCTTGACCGTATTATTAAATAGCCATCAAAGCTGGTTATTTGGTTTGCCGCAAGGTCATCGGGCGACGGGAACCTTTGTGTATTTCAACCACTTTGCCAATTATCTGGTGATGTGTTTGTGTCTGGGGATCGGCCTGATTGTCTCACAGTTACATCAGACTGAATCCGGGTCGTGGCATGTGCGTATCAGGCGGTGGTTCAGTGCACTGATGTCCGCCAAAATGATGATCCGTTTGTGTCTGATTGTGATGGTTATTGCTTTGATCATGACGCGTTCTCGGATGGGCAATGCAGTTTTCTTTTCTGTGATCGCGTTCGGTGGAGTCATTGCTCTCTGTTTTTATAAGAGAAGGCCGAGAGCGTTAACGGCATTAATCATCTCCATGATGATCATTGATACATTTTTGGTGGGGACGTTGTTTGGTATTGATAAGGTCAAGCAGCGTATCGAAGCCACTTCCGTTGAAACGGAGACTCGCGATCAGGCGGTGCAGTGGAGTCTGGATATTATTCGCGATTATCCGTTAACCGGCACGGGGTTAGGGAGCTTCTATTCTACTTTCCCGCACTACACGCACTACAATATCGGCTATTACAATTATGCCCATAATGACTATGTTCAATTCGCTGCTGAAGCAGGGATCCCGGCGGTGATCTTGTTAAGTTTACCGATACTGGTCGCTCTGTGGTTTTGTTTCAACGTGATCAGAACCAGACATAGCAAAACATTAAAAGGCACTGCGTTAGGATGCCTGATGGGGATTTTGGCCATGATGGCACAAATTAGCGTCGATTTTCATCTACAGGCGCCCGCGAATGCTGTGACATTTATTTTGATGCTCGTGTTGTCTGGCTGTGTAAGACAGATTCAAATCCGTCCGGAAAGTCATCAGGCTGCGGTTGAAAACTTGTCCGTTGAAAGCATGTCCAGTGAAAAACTGACCATTTGA
- a CDS encoding serine O-acetyltransferase: MVNNIRADVFRWYGKYSRLLLVKAFLSQKGFRFVLLMRLANYGRRIPALNVVLILLYKVSKIIYTSDVNYRASIGPGLRMHHVFGTTWGEHVTIGRNATIVHNVTIAGKDGAWPIIGDNVYLGTGCCILGGIRIGNNVVVGANAVVTKDVPDNAIVAGIPAKVVSEKGSADFIVNPWSD, encoded by the coding sequence ATGGTGAATAATATCAGGGCGGATGTATTTCGCTGGTATGGAAAATACAGCAGGTTACTGCTGGTGAAGGCCTTTCTTAGTCAGAAGGGATTTCGTTTTGTTTTGCTCATGCGCTTGGCAAATTATGGTCGGCGCATTCCGGCGCTCAATGTCGTACTTATCTTGCTCTATAAGGTATCTAAGATCATTTATACCAGTGATGTGAATTATCGCGCTTCGATAGGACCGGGACTGAGAATGCACCATGTCTTCGGTACCACTTGGGGCGAACATGTCACGATTGGTCGGAATGCGACGATTGTGCATAACGTTACCATCGCCGGTAAAGACGGTGCATGGCCGATCATTGGTGACAACGTCTATCTCGGCACTGGCTGTTGCATTCTCGGTGGGATTCGCATTGGTAATAATGTGGTGGTGGGTGCGAATGCAGTCGTGACCAAAGATGTTCCCGACAATGCCATTGTTGCCGGCATTCCGGCCAAAGTCGTGTCAGAGAAAGGTTCTGCCGATTTCATCGTTAACCCATGGAGTGACTGA
- a CDS encoding oligosaccharide biosynthesis protein Alg14, whose protein sequence is MKNKILLVASPGGHFVQLSLLSEKLDCCERIVAGTYDKQPGFMAGERYYQISDFSRDTAYLAVKVVFQCLKILNKERPSLVVTTGAAPGLVMALLSKMRGINTVWVDSIANSKKLSLSGRLAAKCRIHVVSQWQEVAQSHQVTYQGRVI, encoded by the coding sequence ATGAAAAATAAGATATTGTTGGTGGCTTCTCCGGGCGGGCACTTTGTTCAGTTGAGCCTGCTTTCTGAAAAGCTTGATTGCTGTGAAAGGATCGTTGCAGGGACTTATGATAAGCAGCCCGGTTTTATGGCGGGAGAGCGGTATTACCAAATTTCGGATTTTAGCCGCGATACCGCTTATCTGGCGGTAAAAGTGGTATTCCAGTGTCTGAAGATCCTGAACAAAGAACGACCGTCTCTGGTGGTGACCACTGGTGCAGCCCCCGGTCTGGTGATGGCACTGCTGAGTAAAATGCGTGGGATAAACACCGTCTGGGTTGACAGTATTGCCAACTCGAAAAAGCTGTCATTGTCAGGGCGGCTGGCCGCGAAGTGTCGTATCCATGTTGTCTCACAATGGCAAGAGGTCGCTCAGTCCCATCAGGTGACTTATCAAGGAAGAGTAATATGA
- a CDS encoding glycosyltransferase — protein MRIIFRISYMGFGGAEQVFLSVARTLMQAHDVLFVTDRAEGSSYTTLLNENIPVRSLDVKRTFMSLLRFKRVIDEFKPDVILSAYPDTNAACLLSAAMARHQAKVVVTEHASIVEHFQHKSVLTRLKVRLIVQCLYRMADQVVAVSEGVMNDIVPLIKRADKCCFIHNPVRFDQTAPAFDSQPVRQPTDAQQPILARTDAAAGAVKRGTSKTILAVGRVTPQKDYMTLLRAVRYLIETQHQDDIQVMIVGGTHDKAEMTRLTEYIELHQLQPYITFVGFSDQVERYYAQADLFVLSSAWEGFGNVIVEALAFGVPVVSTDCRSGPAEILQDGRFGRLVTVGDSTALAMSIADELDRPSCTREARLERAAQFSEREISERYKTLFEALV, from the coding sequence ATGAGAATTATTTTTCGGATTTCTTATATGGGATTTGGCGGAGCAGAACAGGTGTTTTTGTCTGTCGCCAGAACACTGATGCAGGCGCATGACGTGCTATTTGTTACGGATCGCGCAGAAGGGTCAAGTTACACCACACTGTTGAACGAAAATATTCCGGTACGCAGTCTGGATGTGAAGCGAACCTTCATGAGTTTGTTACGCTTTAAGCGTGTGATCGATGAATTTAAACCTGACGTGATACTTTCGGCTTATCCCGATACCAATGCAGCTTGTCTTTTGTCCGCCGCGATGGCTCGGCATCAGGCCAAAGTCGTCGTCACTGAACATGCCTCAATCGTTGAACATTTTCAGCATAAATCTGTATTGACTCGTTTGAAAGTTCGTCTGATTGTGCAGTGTCTCTATCGTATGGCGGATCAGGTTGTGGCGGTGTCTGAAGGGGTGATGAACGATATCGTGCCGCTCATCAAACGTGCCGATAAATGCTGTTTCATTCACAATCCGGTGCGCTTTGATCAGACCGCTCCTGCGTTCGATTCACAACCCGTCCGCCAACCTACGGATGCCCAGCAACCGATTCTTGCTCGAACCGATGCTGCTGCTGGCGCGGTAAAACGTGGTACGTCTAAAACCATTTTGGCTGTCGGACGAGTGACGCCACAAAAAGATTACATGACTTTACTTCGGGCTGTCCGTTACCTGATAGAGACTCAACATCAAGATGATATACAAGTCATGATTGTCGGTGGCACACATGATAAGGCCGAAATGACCCGGTTAACCGAGTATATCGAACTGCATCAGTTACAACCTTACATCACGTTTGTCGGTTTTTCGGATCAGGTTGAGCGTTATTACGCCCAAGCGGATCTGTTTGTCCTGTCTTCCGCGTGGGAAGGGTTTGGCAATGTGATTGTCGAGGCCCTCGCGTTTGGTGTGCCGGTTGTGTCTACCGATTGTCGCAGTGGACCTGCTGAAATTTTACAAGATGGCCGGTTTGGCCGGTTGGTCACCGTTGGAGATAGTACCGCGTTGGCAATGTCGATTGCTGATGAACTCGATAGACCATCTTGTACTCGTGAGGCACGTTTAGAACGCGCTGCGCAGTTTTCTGAACGTGAGATCAGTGAACGGTATAAAACACTGTTTGAAGCATTGGTCTAA
- a CDS encoding flippase — protein MSNIRKLIWFSLDNLGGVLFGLFSIVFIARIYGPTNMGYLSYIQALASILSCVFILGMDNVVMKEYVLHRDKKRVFYAVSLVRLVGGIVFFGAVFGWAYFFSKTPDELVLALAFTACVTTYFGKSSAFRLYFQATEQPRVLSISTVASRVAAIAYILGVIYFQLSFIWAIFYLVVYSVVAQVILLCEFYRETKDEGFPAIAESLRYGKQLLSESKFVFFSSILFPIFMYFDVVIIEKFLSPEAVGLYGVATKLVMQLLFVGHIFVFAFFTRLNQELNEQQLDGYIFRNIVRLMIYCSVGGGIFVSLTGDYIVHLLYGEQYQGAGIILKILIWKLVFSYFGALFSRVLIIRQWTRIELIKTMVASTISLCASMIAVQIWGATGVATVSVVSYAIADLFAYLLFARTRIFFVVVVQELVRIIVRPVEAFRQSVAFLVEGRQRYGH, from the coding sequence ATGAGTAATATTAGAAAATTAATTTGGTTCAGTCTGGACAACCTTGGTGGGGTATTGTTTGGATTGTTCAGTATCGTCTTTATTGCCAGAATATATGGGCCGACGAATATGGGATACCTCTCTTATATTCAAGCATTGGCGAGTATTCTCTCTTGCGTGTTTATTCTGGGAATGGATAACGTCGTCATGAAAGAATATGTGCTGCATCGTGATAAAAAACGGGTGTTTTATGCGGTCTCTCTGGTGCGTTTGGTTGGTGGTATCGTATTCTTTGGTGCGGTGTTTGGTTGGGCTTATTTTTTCAGTAAAACACCGGATGAGCTGGTGTTGGCGCTGGCATTCACCGCTTGTGTCACCACTTATTTCGGCAAGTCGTCTGCATTTCGGCTCTATTTTCAAGCGACCGAACAACCCCGGGTACTGTCCATTTCTACGGTGGCGTCGCGTGTGGCAGCCATCGCCTATATTCTGGGGGTGATTTACTTTCAGCTGAGTTTTATCTGGGCAATTTTCTATCTGGTTGTGTATTCGGTGGTTGCTCAGGTGATCTTACTATGTGAATTTTATCGCGAGACTAAAGATGAGGGATTCCCTGCGATTGCAGAGAGTCTTCGATATGGAAAACAGTTACTGAGCGAGTCGAAGTTTGTGTTTTTCTCTTCAATTCTGTTTCCGATCTTCATGTACTTTGATGTGGTGATCATCGAGAAATTCCTCTCTCCTGAAGCGGTTGGGTTATACGGTGTCGCAACGAAGTTAGTCATGCAGTTGCTATTCGTTGGTCATATTTTTGTCTTTGCATTTTTTACCCGTCTCAACCAAGAACTCAATGAACAGCAGTTGGATGGTTATATTTTCAGAAACATTGTCCGACTGATGATTTATTGTTCTGTCGGTGGCGGTATTTTCGTCAGTTTAACCGGCGACTATATTGTTCACCTGCTTTACGGAGAACAGTATCAGGGCGCAGGGATCATTCTTAAAATCCTGATTTGGAAACTGGTGTTTTCTTACTTTGGGGCACTGTTTTCCCGGGTGCTGATCATCAGACAGTGGACCCGTATTGAACTGATTAAAACCATGGTTGCTTCAACGATTTCTCTCTGTGCATCGATGATAGCTGTGCAGATCTGGGGAGCGACCGGTGTGGCTACGGTATCCGTGGTTTCTTATGCAATTGCTGATTTATTCGCTTATCTGTTATTTGCCCGGACACGTATTTTTTTCGTGGTGGTTGTACAAGAGCTGGTACGTATTATTGTCCGGCCAGTCGAGGCGTTCAGACAGAGTGTGGCATTTTTGGTAGAGGGGCGTCAGCGTTATGGCCATTAG
- a CDS encoding acyltransferase: MMKKIKDLIQIQLRQRLLSLNVWYLNRFFGTHIDATARISLKAKIDKRNGDGIYIDEGTYVAFGVAILAHDMCRHLKADVRIGKNCHIGCNSLILPGVTIGDSCIVAAGAVVTKDVPPNTLVAGNPAIVKKEGIHLNRLGILPKDSV, translated from the coding sequence ATGATGAAAAAAATTAAAGACTTGATACAAATTCAGCTCCGACAACGTCTGCTTTCTTTGAATGTGTGGTACCTCAACCGCTTTTTCGGGACACACATCGATGCAACAGCCAGAATTTCTTTAAAAGCCAAAATCGATAAACGCAATGGTGACGGGATCTATATTGATGAAGGAACATACGTTGCGTTTGGGGTGGCGATTTTGGCACATGATATGTGTCGCCATCTCAAAGCAGATGTCCGGATTGGTAAGAACTGTCATATCGGCTGCAATTCACTGATTTTACCCGGAGTGACGATTGGAGATTCGTGCATTGTGGCTGCGGGGGCCGTTGTGACGAAAGATGTTCCGCCAAATACGTTAGTGGCTGGCAATCCGGCAATTGTTAAGAAAGAGGGCATTCACCTCAATCGGCTGGGAATTCTTCCGAAAGATTCAGTTTAA
- a CDS encoding polysaccharide deacetylase family protein, with protein sequence MSVINHQYKHRLKLKFGRFYFGIIMALVTVFQVSADTITYPNGAHVAIHLSYDDGLSSQLDHAIPTLDKYNIKASFYLLPGSATLNNERQVEAWKKAAQNGHELGNHTVFHPCSSKGPERSWVKPYASLEQRTPEWMAAEVKMANTFLFLLDSQKSRTFTPPCFETMTQSGDYLSAVRPLVAGVYGRTLPKPEEVYWSAHNVSGRQLINYIKRSAANPQTKIIGIKFHGVGGDYLSISNEAHRELVQYLAKHRDQYWVTTYKNIVDYIHQQ encoded by the coding sequence ATGAGCGTTATCAATCATCAATACAAACATCGGCTAAAGTTAAAATTTGGCCGTTTTTATTTTGGGATCATCATGGCTTTGGTGACTGTTTTTCAAGTCAGTGCTGACACCATCACATATCCGAATGGAGCACATGTTGCGATTCATTTGTCGTATGATGATGGACTGTCATCTCAGTTGGATCATGCGATTCCCACGCTTGATAAATACAATATCAAAGCGTCTTTCTATCTATTACCGGGTTCAGCAACACTCAATAATGAACGTCAGGTTGAAGCGTGGAAGAAAGCAGCACAGAACGGCCATGAACTGGGTAATCATACGGTGTTTCATCCCTGTTCATCCAAAGGCCCTGAGCGGAGTTGGGTCAAACCTTATGCCTCTCTGGAGCAGCGAACACCTGAATGGATGGCGGCTGAAGTGAAAATGGCGAATACGTTCCTGTTTTTACTCGACAGCCAAAAAAGTCGTACATTTACACCGCCGTGTTTTGAGACCATGACGCAGAGTGGTGATTATTTATCGGCTGTCCGGCCGCTGGTCGCGGGGGTATATGGGCGCACATTACCCAAGCCAGAGGAAGTTTACTGGTCTGCCCATAATGTCTCTGGTCGGCAACTCATCAATTATATTAAACGTTCAGCTGCGAATCCACAGACTAAAATTATTGGCATTAAATTTCACGGTGTTGGCGGCGATTATTTATCCATCAGTAACGAAGCACATCGTGAATTAGTGCAATATTTGGCGAAGCATCGTGACCAATATTGGGTAACAACCTACAAAAACATTGTTGATTATATCCATCAGCAATGA
- a CDS encoding glycosyltransferase, whose translation MIFLTVGTQLPFDRLVRTVDQLAETYHLDVCSQIGESDYQAKSIQSAKFFAPDELDDQFRQSELIISHAGMGTIINCLRIRKPLIIFPRLAQYQEHRNDHQLDTLNSFSNVKGIYTARDEQALEALLSNYQTLQAPDGLDTPERDQLAQYILSLASA comes from the coding sequence ATGATTTTTTTAACCGTAGGTACACAATTACCGTTTGATCGATTGGTTCGAACGGTTGATCAATTGGCAGAAACATATCATCTGGATGTTTGTAGCCAGATTGGTGAGTCGGACTATCAGGCCAAATCAATTCAGAGCGCCAAGTTTTTCGCACCGGATGAACTCGACGACCAGTTTCGTCAGTCTGAATTGATCATCTCTCATGCAGGGATGGGGACAATTATCAATTGCTTACGCATCCGCAAGCCGTTAATTATTTTCCCCCGGCTGGCCCAGTATCAGGAACATCGCAATGATCATCAGTTGGATACACTGAATTCATTTTCCAATGTGAAAGGAATTTATACCGCCCGGGATGAACAAGCGCTTGAAGCATTGCTGAGCAATTATCAGACATTACAAGCACCCGATGGATTGGATACGCCAGAACGTGATCAATTGGCGCAATATATTCTGTCACTGGCAAGTGCATGA
- a CDS encoding VanZ family protein, which translates to MKQYWVLILAVVVVGSISLSKSIGFGAQHVIALEQVLGGDKYLHFLCAFVLTCLSVWVTRPRMRNRKTMRLIGWPTLVVVVLMMLDEGSQFWLQRREFSVDDMMTNLLGVAIALCVATSVNYILSNKARSDD; encoded by the coding sequence ATGAAGCAATACTGGGTACTGATTTTGGCTGTGGTGGTGGTTGGTTCGATTTCTCTGAGTAAAAGTATCGGTTTTGGGGCACAACATGTGATTGCTCTGGAACAGGTTTTAGGTGGAGATAAATATCTCCATTTCTTGTGTGCCTTTGTTTTGACTTGCCTGTCGGTCTGGGTGACCAGACCTCGTATGCGCAATCGTAAGACGATGCGTTTGATCGGTTGGCCAACCTTGGTTGTTGTTGTGCTCATGATGCTGGATGAAGGCTCTCAGTTTTGGCTGCAGAGGCGTGAATTTTCAGTTGATGACATGATGACCAACCTGCTTGGTGTTGCGATTGCACTGTGTGTTGCAACGAGTGTGAATTACATCCTGTCAAACAAAGCGCGCTCTGATGACTAA